Proteins encoded by one window of Actinomycetota bacterium:
- a CDS encoding DUF5684 domain-containing protein → MVELSLLRDVTYEYEVSGGSAAAIIIVSILVGIAFYILSAWLLYRIGKKLGYENSWYAWVPILNYWMMTELAGKDTTWFIIMVVFMFCCGLVTFVMMVMLFMEIAERCGKERWWGILIIIPIVNFVIMYILGSGPAAPPGPPAGGYGGQYGPPPQGPQPPYGPQPPSYAPPQQPPTYTPPPPPAPPAQGPQPPSTPPPPPPPQQ, encoded by the coding sequence ATGGTGGAATTGTCGTTGCTCAGGGATGTGACCTACGAATACGAAGTGAGCGGAGGGTCCGCGGCGGCGATCATAATCGTCTCAATTCTGGTCGGGATCGCTTTCTACATTCTTTCCGCGTGGCTGCTCTACCGCATCGGCAAGAAGCTGGGATACGAGAACAGCTGGTATGCGTGGGTGCCCATCCTCAACTACTGGATGATGACCGAGCTGGCGGGAAAGGATACCACCTGGTTCATCATCATGGTCGTTTTCATGTTCTGTTGCGGCCTTGTCACCTTTGTGATGATGGTCATGCTGTTCATGGAGATAGCGGAGAGATGCGGCAAAGAACGCTGGTGGGGGATCCTGATCATCATCCCCATAGTCAACTTCGTGATCATGTACATACTGGGCAGCGGACCGGCGGCACCGCCCGGGCCCCCCGCGGGAGGATATGGCGGGCAGTACGGGCCGCCCCCACAGGGACCCCAGCCGCCATATGGTCCTCAGCCGCCGAGCTATGCGCCTCCGCAGCAGCCGCCCACTTATACACCGCCTCCGCCGCCGGCACCGCCGGCACAGGGGCCGCAGCCTCCCTCTACACCCCCGCCCCCGCCGCCACCGCAGCAGTAA
- a CDS encoding CooT family nickel-binding protein: MCEAVVFLDRGGELEKVMDDVVEVKPEEGKLLLVDVFGEQKLVSARISRVELMDHRIILRDSGS, encoded by the coding sequence ATGTGTGAGGCCGTGGTCTTTCTGGACAGAGGCGGCGAACTGGAAAAGGTCATGGACGACGTGGTGGAGGTGAAGCCCGAGGAGGGCAAGCTGCTGCTGGTGGACGTCTTCGGCGAGCAGAAGCTGGTATCCGCGAGGATAAGCCGCGTGGAACTGATGGACCACCGCATCATCCTGCGGGATAGCGGATCGTAG
- a CDS encoding DUF3842 family protein, with protein MKIAVIDGMGGSIGHQLILELRKSLPEDTEIIALGANAIATGNMMKARANRGATGENAVRVCIGEADVIMGSVSVLVPNSMMGELTPEMATAIASSPGRKVLLPLTNPRIEIMGTSDTPLPKLIEQAVELVREMDERGGDGDV; from the coding sequence ATGAAGATCGCCGTGATCGACGGCATGGGAGGGTCCATAGGGCACCAGCTCATCCTGGAGCTGAGGAAGAGCCTCCCCGAGGATACGGAGATCATCGCACTGGGGGCCAACGCCATAGCGACCGGAAACATGATGAAGGCGCGGGCCAACCGCGGGGCCACGGGAGAGAACGCGGTGCGGGTATGCATCGGCGAGGCGGACGTGATCATGGGCAGCGTCTCCGTCCTGGTGCCCAACTCGATGATGGGCGAGCTGACCCCGGAGATGGCCACGGCCATCGCCTCCTCTCCCGGGCGCAAGGTGCTGCTGCCCCTCACCAACCCGCGCATAGAGATCATGGGGACCAGCGACACCCCGCTCCCCAAGCTGATAGAGCAGGCCGTGGAGCTGGTCCGGGAGATGGACGAACGAGGAGGAGACGGCGATGTGTGA
- the trxA gene encoding thioredoxin, giving the protein MAGKIVELNDDNFEQEVLKSELPALVDFWAPWCGPCQMMGPILEEAAAEWDGKIKVCKLNVDESMGVARDYQIQSIPTIILFDKGAAAKKIIGARPKQAFVEEFASWL; this is encoded by the coding sequence ATGGCGGGAAAGATAGTCGAGCTGAACGACGACAACTTCGAGCAGGAAGTGCTCAAGAGCGAACTGCCGGCTCTGGTGGATTTCTGGGCCCCGTGGTGCGGGCCTTGCCAGATGATGGGCCCCATCCTGGAGGAGGCCGCCGCCGAGTGGGACGGCAAGATCAAGGTGTGCAAGCTCAATGTCGATGAGTCCATGGGGGTGGCCCGCGACTACCAGATACAGTCCATCCCCACCATAATCCTGTTCGACAAGGGCGCAGCGGCCAAGAAGATCATCGGCGCCAGGCCGAAGCAGGCCTTCGTGGAGGAATTCGCGTCCTGGCTCTAG
- the trxB gene encoding thioredoxin-disulfide reductase, which yields MEDKVYDVIVVGGGPAGLTAGLYLARARMDAVLIEKQLTGGAPALTEKIENYPGFPEPISGFELVDRMRRQAEGFGLVIVPFTPLEGLRDEGDVKVLQTAEGEMRAHAAVLAMGMRPATLGVPGEEEFHGRGVSYCATCDGAFFKDAVVAVVGGGNAAVEEALFLTRFASKVIIVHRRDRLRAGGVLEERALSHPKMDFRWKKTVKEIRGDQKVTGLLLADVEGGGEEELTVDGVFMYVGNVPNTGEIKGTIDLDEKGFILTDGSLETNVKGVFAAGDVRSGAVWQVAAAVGDGVRAALRAQFHVENLKGTAYI from the coding sequence ATGGAAGATAAGGTCTACGACGTCATCGTGGTGGGCGGCGGGCCCGCGGGACTAACTGCGGGGCTGTATCTCGCGCGCGCCCGCATGGACGCCGTGCTCATCGAGAAGCAGCTCACCGGGGGCGCACCCGCCCTCACCGAGAAGATCGAGAACTACCCCGGTTTCCCCGAGCCCATCTCCGGCTTCGAGCTGGTGGACCGCATGCGGCGCCAGGCGGAGGGGTTCGGGCTGGTCATCGTGCCCTTCACCCCCCTGGAGGGATTGCGCGACGAGGGTGACGTGAAGGTGCTCCAGACCGCAGAGGGTGAGATGAGGGCCCATGCGGCGGTGCTGGCCATGGGCATGCGCCCGGCCACCCTGGGGGTGCCGGGGGAGGAGGAGTTCCACGGCAGGGGCGTCTCCTACTGCGCCACCTGCGACGGCGCCTTCTTTAAGGACGCGGTAGTGGCGGTGGTGGGCGGCGGCAACGCGGCGGTGGAGGAGGCCCTCTTCCTCACCCGCTTCGCCAGCAAGGTCATCATCGTACACCGCCGGGACCGCCTGCGGGCGGGCGGCGTGCTCGAGGAGCGCGCCCTCTCCCACCCCAAGATGGACTTCAGGTGGAAGAAGACGGTGAAGGAGATCCGTGGCGACCAGAAGGTGACCGGGCTGCTCCTCGCGGACGTAGAGGGCGGCGGCGAGGAGGAACTGACGGTGGACGGCGTGTTCATGTACGTTGGAAACGTTCCCAACACCGGGGAGATAAAGGGAACAATAGACCTTGACGAAAAGGGGTTCATCCTCACCGACGGGTCCCTCGAGACCAACGTCAAAGGGGTTTTCGCGGCGGGGGATGTGCGCTCGGGTGCGGTGTGGCAGGTGGCCGCGGCGGTCGGTGACGGCGTGAGGGCAGCCCTGCGCGCGCAGTTCCACGTGGAGAACCTCAAGGGAACGGCGTATATCTAG
- a CDS encoding VWA domain-containing protein → MEQRVLDFIKGLRGRGVSVSTAESIDAMGAVAVVGLEDPGIFKAALKAAAVKRNRDVPIFEELFPLYFYGLESGGDAYILEDELLSRLEEAMRQFARGEGMNPMLAMVLMGRGGEWESFIRTAAGQVGTAQLATRMQVGMYTRRIFDTFDWEEMEGQLSGLMDHLREEGWSEEEIERLEEAFEANRDALRKQVRRYVEREQARNADKVPSAERIERLINRPLSGLDEFELQQMRKAVDILARKLRNKINLREKQRKRGKLDVKATLRRNMSHGGVPFELKLKHKRMEKAELMVLCDISSSVARVSQFMLQFVYTIQDCLAKVRSFVFVDDLGEVTDFFRDEDIQKGVRRALSEADISYNARSDFGEVFESFCDQYLQDVGYRTYILIIGDARNNYNDPGTRALERMRDRAKGIIWLNPETKPFWDTGDSVMGEYVPYCREARVCRTLKDLEDTVSSLLL, encoded by the coding sequence ATGGAGCAGAGAGTACTCGATTTCATCAAGGGGCTGCGGGGGCGCGGCGTGTCCGTGTCCACCGCGGAGAGCATCGACGCCATGGGCGCGGTGGCCGTGGTGGGCCTGGAGGACCCCGGAATCTTCAAGGCGGCGCTGAAGGCGGCGGCGGTCAAGCGCAACCGCGACGTACCCATCTTCGAGGAGCTCTTCCCCCTCTATTTCTACGGCCTGGAGAGCGGCGGGGACGCCTACATCCTCGAGGACGAGTTGCTCTCGCGCCTGGAGGAGGCGATGCGCCAGTTCGCCCGGGGCGAGGGCATGAACCCCATGCTGGCCATGGTGCTCATGGGCCGCGGCGGGGAATGGGAGTCTTTCATCCGCACCGCCGCGGGCCAGGTGGGGACGGCACAGCTGGCCACGCGCATGCAGGTGGGCATGTACACCCGGCGCATATTCGACACCTTCGACTGGGAGGAGATGGAGGGGCAGCTGAGCGGACTCATGGACCACCTGCGCGAGGAGGGGTGGAGCGAGGAAGAGATCGAGCGGCTGGAAGAGGCCTTCGAGGCCAACCGCGACGCCCTGCGCAAGCAGGTGCGCCGCTACGTGGAGAGGGAACAGGCACGCAACGCCGACAAGGTGCCCAGCGCGGAGAGGATAGAGCGGCTCATCAACCGGCCCCTCTCGGGGCTGGACGAGTTCGAGCTGCAGCAGATGCGCAAGGCGGTGGACATCCTCGCCCGCAAGCTGCGCAACAAGATCAACCTGCGCGAGAAGCAGCGCAAGCGGGGCAAGCTGGACGTAAAGGCCACCCTGCGCCGCAACATGTCGCACGGCGGGGTGCCCTTTGAGCTGAAGCTGAAGCACAAGCGCATGGAGAAGGCCGAACTCATGGTGCTCTGCGACATCTCGTCCTCGGTGGCCCGCGTCTCCCAGTTCATGCTGCAGTTCGTCTACACCATCCAGGACTGCCTGGCCAAGGTGCGCAGCTTCGTCTTCGTGGACGACCTGGGCGAGGTGACGGACTTCTTCCGCGACGAGGACATCCAGAAGGGGGTGCGCCGCGCCCTCTCCGAGGCCGACATCTCCTACAACGCCCGCAGCGACTTCGGCGAGGTCTTCGAGTCGTTCTGCGACCAGTACCTGCAGGACGTGGGCTACCGCACCTATATCCTGATCATCGGCGACGCCCGCAACAACTACAACGACCCCGGCACCCGCGCCCTGGAGAGGATGCGCGACCGCGCCAAGGGCATCATCTGGCTCAACCCGGAGACCAAGCCCTTCTGGGACACCGGGGACAGCGTCATGGGCGAGTACGTCCCCTATTGCAGGGAGGCACGCGTCTGCCGCACCCTCAAGGACCTGGAGGACACCGTCAGCTCACTGCTGCTGTAA